The Prunus dulcis chromosome 3, ALMONDv2, whole genome shotgun sequence genome segment GACTAAATTCAATactgaaaagaagaaatccaTGGCGAAAGGAGAGACTAGAGAATACTTACATCTCTTCTTCAGGTTCATTCTTCAGTGCATTTTTGGCTATACACTGGAAGGCATCATCTACATTAAAGCCCTCTTTTGCAGAGGTCTCAAAGTATGGTATGTTTCCCTTGGAAGCACACCAAgcctttgctttcttttcagaAACCTACAGCCAAAAGAGTAGAACCATATGCACGCGCTATAAGAAAAGAACAGCTGCACATACATCCTAGAACAACATAGAACCTCCATATTCTAGATGACATACCACTCGACTATTTCCACCATCAACATCAATCTTGTTCCCCAACACGACAAATGGAAAGTTTTCAGGGTCTGATGGACTGGCCTAAACATCAAATCCAGAAAATGTAACTTCAGTCAATGTTTCAATACATGTGATTATCTAAGAAGCCAATCTAATGGTAATTACCTGAATCAGAAATTCTTCCCTCCAGTTGTTAAGATTTTCAAATGATTTCATGACATTCACATCATACACAAGAACACAGCAATCTGCACCACGATAGAAAGCCACACCAAGACTTTGAAACCTCTCTTGCCCAGCTGTATCCCAAATCtgtaaaaatgaataaaagatGTAAACCTTCTAATTTACACGTTCATGAATCCCAAATGTTCTCTTACAAATGATTTCATGACATTCACATCAATACTTGCTTCATGTCACTTTGCACTACATGCTGCATGTTCTAAATAGGGGTGTCAATACTACAGAAGTAGGTAGATAATATCCCAAACATGAAGCAAATCAGTTTCTTTCCAGTATATGTTGTTTATGGAAACAAATAGTTTTTGAACTGCTAAAGCATAGATTTCATCTcccattctttctttttctattataattaatttctttttatctaGTACCTTTACAGCCATCACTGAACTTAAGTCACTCTTTCCCTCTCAGCATCAATGACATAGAGAGAAATAGTTGAAACTTTTTTCGTGACCCCGAAACCCCACGATGATCAACTGTCCATACAAATATCATAAGCTGCGCACTAAAGAAAACATTCTTGATCTTGAGAGAGCAAAAATTAAGTTAAATTTTCAACTTGGGATTTCTCCTCCCCTCGGTACATTAAATGAACCACACCAAATGAAAGCAACTACTTTTTGAATGAGAATTACAAAAGTAATAAATGGGGTTTTCAATAAGAAagcaaaatattttaaaagccACAATCTAAGTGACAATGAGTTAACAACACCGAACCAATCAGACCACAGAGTTCTGGGTACCAATTATGATTGTTCAAATATTCATTGCATAACATGGATTTCGGCTTTTATTCAATAACattcttcaaataataaaaccacATGAATGCTCAGCGATCTCTCACCTGCAACGTGAACAACCTATCTTCAAACTGAACTTCCTTGGTCAGAAAATCGGCTCCAATTGTGGCCTTGTACTGATTACTAAACTTACGATTCACATACCTAAAATTCGAAAACATAATGAATTACCAAACcgacaaaaaataaatccagaatttgaagaaaaataaatgcaTGATCTAGATTTTGGACGGTACTGATTCATCAGCGATGTCTTCCCCACCCTGccaaataaaaagtaaacaaaacaTAGATTAGCATAGAAACACATTTTCAACATGAACAAATAAATGTCTAAATCCTGGCATTAATTACAAGCAAAATTGAACTATTAACCAAAAGAATAAAACAACTTGTTTTATCCAATAAATCAGAATACATATAACTAGTTGAccaaaattgtgaatttgaatttgtacAAGCAAGCAACGAGATTCAGAATTTTAATTCTTCGATTtgcaaataaacaaacaattatTAAGAAACTGATGAAGCTTACCCGCTGTCGCCGAGGATAATGACCTTCAGAAGCATGCGCCTACGAGAAGCCATGGATCAAAGGTGTGGAGAATTCAAATCAGGGTTTGCTTGCGCgaccagaaaaacaaaagggaaatTTTTCGAACTTCGAATTTGGTGTTTGAAAGtttcggggagagagagagagagagcgagagcgAGGGTATTCTAGAGCTGGTATTGGTGTTGTTGGGATGGGAGCAGAGCTAACCGAATAGTGACAGCCTGGACAAAATTGTACTGTTTCTGACTTTCTACTATACCAAAAGTACCCATActttttggttgattttaCACATGAAGTCTGGACTTTcttaaaaaagagaatatcCCATTTTTGTCACTCGAATCAATTCTGGaacctttgttttctttatttggaaTTAATAAGACTTCCACATCTTTACTTATTATTGgcttaaatgtcaaaatgTTCCCTATGTTTTACCTCATCGGCCAATTTAGTCCCCGTGTTattaatttggccaatttagtctatgtgtttatatattttagcAAATGTGGTCCTTCTTGTCAAAATTCAATTGGAactaaagaaattttttttaaaaattaattacaaattttcaaattcaaataatattaaaaacttAATTATTAAAAGCGATGTTCTTGCATCCTCTAGCAAAGAAAGTGATAGTCAATCGTATTTTCTTGTCGCAATCATCTTCCTTTTCCACTACCAGCACACAATGTGtattttttggggttgaagTGGGTGTAGTGAGAGTGGCTATGGGTTTGGGAGATGGTTGAGTTCTAAGCGTGAAATTTGGGGAGgtaaaactttttttaattccatttttagattgaatttggatatgtaataattaattacagttttttaaattaatttgaaatattttttttccagttttaacaaaattttggcaaaaagGATCACATTTGCTAACATATACAAACACAGGGATTAAATTGGCTAAATTGATAACACGGGGATTAAATTGGCCGATGAGGTAAAACACAGGGACTATTTTGACATTTAAGCCCTTATTATTTGGTACAAAGAGAATAAGAAAAGCAAAATATAGAGGAGAGAATAAATGGATAGGAGACTTCGTGACCGTTTGGCATTacttatttggggtgataaatgatttttttttttaattttgggaaGCCCtgcccgtttggtaaactatgagaaaattacttattgttgaaaattgttgtgagagaaaggtATAACCCTCCGTTTGGATGAAGGAAAATAACTCGGAATTTAGCTAAAAGTCGGGAATTTAAGAGGGGAAATTAACAATTCCCTTGTTTGCAACTTAAGCGCGAAACTTATTAAATGACCCGCggaaaaaatcatgaaaattgAGGCATCAAATTCCTGAGTTTAATTTCCACTAAAATAGGcgtcatttcacaatttccaAAGCGCGGGAATTCATATTTTCCAGTGTGCCAAAActtacatttaaaaaaaatcagccaaacttttcataatgaggtgctttcattttctaattatatgggaatcagtttcgaagatGCGCtaggtttaatgattatgcgggaattattttctgattatgcgggaattagtaccaacaacacttttaacaaaaaatttaccaaacactAAACTGCTTTatctcacagctgatttctctcaca includes the following:
- the LOC117622885 gene encoding ras-related protein Rab7, whose product is MASRRRMLLKVIILGDSGVGKTSLMNQYVNRKFSNQYKATIGADFLTKEVQFEDRLFTLQIWDTAGQERFQSLGVAFYRGADCCVLVYDVNVMKSFENLNNWREEFLIQASPSDPENFPFVVLGNKIDVDGGNSRVVSEKKAKAWCASKGNIPYFETSAKEGFNVDDAFQCIAKNALKNEPEEEIYLPDTIDVAGGGRQQRSTGCEC